A region from the Geotrypetes seraphini chromosome 10, aGeoSer1.1, whole genome shotgun sequence genome encodes:
- the LOC117368187 gene encoding sulfotransferase 2B1-like has product MASSNFVEHRGFLMPSKYYDINTFEYICNEFQVRDQDVFNITYPKSGTTWMQEILTLIQSDGDTTISHTVPNWERVPWLELPLFVKKLESQHSPRFLASHLPVHLFPKSFFTSKAKAIYTVRNPRDVLVSLHYFSKAAGFLDELDNIEELLPKFLKGEVFGGSWFEHVRGWLGVRDQVNLLILTYEELLQDLRGSVMRICNFLGRELNEAAIDSVVENTTLKSMKDNKMSNHSTVNKEIIDVQKSPFIRKGISGDWRNHFTPAMIESFDATYKEAIKDINFKFIWDQC; this is encoded by the exons ATGGCCTCTTCTAATTTCGTGGAGCACCGTGGTTTTTTAATGCCCTCCAAATACTATGATATAAACACCTTTGAATACATCTGCAATGAGTTCCAGGTCCGGGATCAGGACGTCTTCAACATCACCTACCCCAAATCTG GGACCACATGGATGCAGGAGATTCTCACTCTCATTCAAAGCGATGGGGATACAACTATCTCCCACACCGTGCCTAACTGGGAGCGCGTGCCTTGGTTGGAGTTACCCTTATTTGTTAAGAAACTCGAGAGCCAGCACTCACCACGTTTCCTGGCATCCCACCTCCCTGTCCATCTCTTCCCCAAATCATTTTTCACATCTAAGGCCAAG GCTATTTACACGGTCCGGAATCCGCGGGACGTCCTGGTTTCCCTTCACTATTTCTCCAAGGCAGCAGGATTCCTGGATGAGCTTGATAATATAGAAGAGTTGTTACCCAAGTTCCTGAAAGGAGAGG TATTCGGTGGATCCTGGTTTGAACATGTTCGAGGGTGGCTTGGAGTGAGGGATCAGGTGAATTTACTTATCCTAACATATGAGGAACTGTTACAG GATCTGCGGGGTAGTGTGATGAGGATCTGCAACTTCCTGGGGAGAGAGCTGAACGAGGCGGCCATTGACTCCGTGGTGGAGAATACGACCTTGAAGAGCATGAAGGACAACAAAATGTCCAATCACAGCACTGTGAACAAAGAGATTATTGATGTACAGAAAAGTCCCTTCATCAGGAAAG GAATCTCTGGTGACTGGAGAAATCACTTTACTCCTGCGATGATTGAATCCTTCGATGCAACATACAAGGAAGCGATAAAAGATATAAACTTTAAGTTCATCTGGGACCAATGCTGA